A single window of Nematostella vectensis chromosome 4, jaNemVect1.1, whole genome shotgun sequence DNA harbors:
- the LOC116612443 gene encoding uncharacterized protein LOC116612443, with the protein MNAYQTIVFFVIFRVTLSAVVNIQNYIALSENQKTGLLQIVFDEAIAVDNVNIVCGTLLSTLGSTQISFSNTTALVTQTRANVPFSVISAGQPVPVQCFGESIGNSNQFVPLTSKGNISSVQVTKAPVVSVCSDDYLVDTSLSCQSVKVQLSERVEGFPVVVTCSPSGSSAGSPQLKFEPAIANVGDTEVGVPFIFSSHGATTQRLKVVCKAQTYNVTIISNSTCGKPSGSTPTTPPPTTAPANVTVNTTQSSGTSLPTVEPMPDIVLFKFNTSLDGVSVLQYLLDTSSSLPVTFHTPELSLRPPSVTIYGSYAVSLALSIPQRLPLDVECSLASARSQANVVGVACPSNPLDTVTTAGSSVQLKLATTEVQFKRNEVLKTLLLTITGSSSSKIKDLVVLTCCPKAASVPVPPPVRASLFLELSRQQNISWGNIQAGVQSSTSPLDIDLTCPCDLEHNGCDIGCCCDRGCTDSERASFTCMSGFFGGASSERPFEFSCQAVWPDSTDWQPFMCVTTNNSPFLGYFYNFTSPSAAVDTLQYNSLLNTNTRTRYSYQAPQQTLSSSVAAYTVSTSVKTAANSKDANYLTASLGILTLPESIFNGVCSQLVPVRFLENRESVCVTQLTESLCSSSSIISASSYLMSRGVSNPTCPVPPAVLKGGQLSTLQDQTPILADDQVEYFCTDDATGAIVNSGAGVGIVETTGSSLFSVQSSNASSNKNWRCAFDDGRNPPLLPSYNSSSRICSNVVLNVSYQLEWSGQQINKIKALLVMGQVHIQPASISNLATSQSRVNSLTQRFSVKFVHFPGYNVSNTGNIAPNASQRSGNPGYQRGLPLLAAMVTAQSTTPSSLSLWSPAGDSLCTSSSNTGMLYGSAISTGCLLRLTLDDMRNCSQLRDLVRANQEALVPATHVGRSGNADVSMSGDWLPILREPDRSGSPSNGDFPGQCSLVPAGLTAEILVSEAGKTRGVSQMEIVGFKLRYQYTTWNFFCVSGFGLGCLATNASTNGSAISNSTVTPTNVTVNASVTPSGDNASVTQRNYAPRTQYFELKSTVVFIRVPSTDPARVKKSLDQSGLCREDVCKEELFYPLSPAYQGEAKEKVVAFSLSLIFMALVTFAFTRPWG; encoded by the exons ATGAATGCCTATCAGACTATTGTTTTCTTCGTAATATTTCGTGTCACTCTCTCAG CTGTCGTCAATATCCAAAATTACATAGCACTCTCAGAAAATCAAAAGACCGGACTGCTTCAAATTGTGTTTGACGAGGCTATTGCTGTTGACAAC GTAAATATTGTGTGCGGCACGCTTCTCTCTACTCTTGGCTCAACACAGATCTCTTTTAGCAACACTACTGCCTTGGTTACACAAACCAGAGCTAATGTCCCATTCAG TGTTATATCAGCTGGACAGCCTGTGCCCGTACAGTGCTTTGGGGAAAGTATTGGAAATTCTAATCAGTTTGTTCCTCTGACATCTAAAGGCAATATAAG CTCTGTTCAAGTCACTAAGGCCCCTGTAGTGTCAGTTTGTAGCGATGATTATTTGGTTGACACTAGCTTGTCCTGTCAGTCTGTCAAGGTTCAGCTCAG TGAGCGAGTTGAAGGGTTCCCTGTTGTTGTCACCTGCTCCCCTTCTGGAAGTTCTGCAG GTTCACCTCAACTGAAATTTGAACCTGCTATTGCAAATGTTGGGGATACTGAAGTCGGG GTCCCCTTCATCTTTTCATCCCATGGGGCTACTACTCAGAGACTTAAAGTTGTCTGCAAGGCACAGACTTACAATGTTACCATTATCTCCAACTCAACCTGTGGCAAACCATCTGGTAGTACCCCGACCACACCCCCTCCCACGACAGCTCCAGCTAACGTCACAGTGAACACCACCCAGTCATCTGGCACTTCCCTTCCGACGGTTGAACCCATGCCTGATATAGTTCTCTTTAAGTTCAACACATCCCTGGATGGGGTTAGTGTGTTGCAGTATTTGTTGGATACTTCTTCAA GTCTTCCTGTTACATTCCACACCCCAGAGCTATCCCTAAGGCCTCCATCAGTGACCATCTATGGTTCATATGCTGTCAGCTTAGCCCTAAGCATCCCTCAAAGGCTACCTCTAGATGTTGAATGCTCGCTGGCCTCTGCCAGGTCCCAAGCTAATGTGGTGGGTGTGGCATGTCCCTCTAACCCCTTGGACACAGTGACAACAGCCGGCTCTTCAGTACAACTCAAGCTTGCTACAACTGAAGTGCAGTTCAAG AGGAATGAAGTATTGAAAACCCTCCTACTGACAATCACTGGCTCATCATCCTCTAAGATAAAGGACCTGGTGGTCTTGACATGCTGTCCTAAGGCAGCATCCGTTCCTGTACCACCCCCTGTAAGGGCGTCACTGTTCCTTGAGCTGTCCAGACAGCAGAACATCAGCTGGGGGAACATTCAAGCTG GTGTGCAAAGTTCCACCTCCCCCCTGGATATTGATCTGACCTGTCCATGTGACCTCGAGCACAATGGCTGTGACATTGGGTGCTGTTGTGATAGG GGCTGTACAGACTCAGAGCGTGCATCTTTTACATGCATGTCAGGGTTCTTTGGTGGGGCTTCATCAGAGCGTCCATTTGAGTTCAGTTGCCAGGCAGTCTGGCCAGATTCCACCGACTGGCAGCCTTTTATGTGTGTAACGACGAACAACAGTCCTTTCCTGGGCTACTTTTATAACTTCACCTCACCATCAGCTGCTGTTGATACCCTACAGTACAACAGTCTGCTTAATACCAACACAAGGACAAG ATACTCGTACCAGGCTCCCCAACAGACCCTGAGTAGCTCGGTTGCCGCCTACACAGTGAGCACGTCTGTCAAAACTGCTGCCAATAGTAAGGACGCAAACTACTTAACGGCAAGTCTTGGAATTCTGACACTGCCTGAAAGCATTTTTAACGGCGTCTGCTCTCAATTAGTACCGGTACGCTTCCTGGAAAATAGGGAATCAGTATGTGTGACGCAATTGACGGAATCACTTTGCTCAAGTTCCTCGATAATAAGTGCTTCGAGTTACTTGATGTCTCGGGGTGTGAGTAATCCTACCTGTCCTGTGCCGCCTGCTGTGCTGAAAGGCGGTCAACTAAGTACTCTTCAAGACCAAACCCCAATTCTAGCGGATGATCAAGTAGAATACTTCTGCACGGACGACGCAACGGGCGCCATTGTAAATTCAGGAGCCGGAGTGGGGATAGTGGAAACGACAGGATCTTCGTTATTCTCAGTACAGAGCTCTAATGCTAGTTCAAATAAGAATTGGCGGTGTGCCTTTGACGATGGACGCAATCCTCCACTGCTGCCCTCGTACAATAGCAGCTCGAGGATATGTTCAAACGTCGTACTGAACGTTTCGTACCAGCTCGAATGGTCAGGCCAACAAATTAATAAGATCAAGGCTTTGCTAGTGATGGGCCAAGTACACATACAGCCTGCGTCGATCAGTAACCTAGCAACGAGTCAGTCACGTGTCAATTCCCTGACACAGCGCTTTAGTGTGAAGTTCGTCCACTTTCCAGGGTATAATGTGAGCAATACGGGAAATATAGCCCCTAACGCGAGTCAGCGCTCCGGGAACCCTGGCTACCAACGGGGACTGCCGCTACTAGCTGCCATGGTTACGGCGCAG AGTACAACCCCGAGCAGTCTTTCCTTATGGTCACCCGCCGGCGACAGTCTATGCACTTCCTCGTCCAATACCGGCATGCTTTACGGCAGCGCGATATCGACTGGCTGTCTGCTTCGACTGACCTTAGATGACATGCGCAACTGCTCGCAGCTCAGGGACCTGGTACGAGCCAATCAGGAGGCGCTGGTCCCCGCTACGCATGTTGGGCGCTCTGGAAATGCTGACGTTTCAATGAGTGGAGATTGGTTGCCGATTTTGAG ggagcccgatCGGTCCGGGTCACCATCAAACGGCGATTTTCCAGGCCAGTGCAGCCTTGTTCCTGCAGGGTTAACAGCTGAAATTCTGGTTTCGGAGGCTGGTAAGACTCGTGGTGTCTCGCAAATGGAAATTGTCGGCTTCAAACTAAG atACCAGTACACCACATGGAACTTCTTCTGTGTCAGCGGTTTTGGCCTCGGCTGCTTAGCAACCAACGCATCGACCAACGGCAGTGCGATTTCGAACTCAACGGTGACGCCAACTAATGTTACCGTGAACGCATCAGTCACTCCTTCCGGCGATAACGCAAGTGTCACACAGAGAAATTATGCACCGCGAACCCAGTACTTCGAGTTGAAGAGCACGGTAGTCTTTATTCGGGTCCCGTCGACAGACCCCGCCCGAGTCAAGAA GTCCCTTGACCAGTCCGGTCTTTGTCGCGAAGACGTCTGCAAGGAAGAGTTGTTCTACCCTCTGTCGCCCGCCTACCAGGGCGAGGCCAAGGAGAAAGTCGTCGCCTTCTCCCTCAGCCTCATATTTATGGCGCTCGTCACTTTTGCATTTACAAGACCCTGGGGGTGA
- the LOC116612444 gene encoding uncharacterized protein LOC116612444, with product MSHTPSRSRTRKQLHEEEEDEIHVVQNPPKKRFKSPSTSTEPESEKECQNCKVLLEELRQYRMKQYNCDCNPSPTNRDQMPQRQREPSRRTNPQEPALVSQNMLCTKCKVLEQEFNHGYHIFKDSAHRDYVPFYLEAKSSDPCSSPQPGEFCPRCAKDKNKQSPYKEIQGHLQSSTQMSKAYYAPQKETFSAGPPYVPFAFGEAGEFKSIPHHNGCPCDGNNGLSASLAPNKPKGQMHSTGCHTERTQEMPENVWDPYAFKHGSPAARCMKCMGRSIYSCQICDTCQY from the exons ATGTCTCACACGCCAAGTAGAAGTAGGACGAGAAAACAACTA CATGAAGAGGAGGAAGACGAAATCCATGTTGTTCAAAACCCACCCAAGAAGCGATTCAAATCTCCTAGCACCTCCACTGAACCCGAAAGTGAGAAAGAATGTCAAAATTGCAAGGTTCTACTAGAGGAACTGAGGCAGTACCGCATGAAACAATACAACTGCGACTGCAATCCCTCTCCAACTAACCGGGATCAAATGCCACAACGTCAAAGGGAGCCATCAAGGAGAACAAACCCCCAGGAGCCAGCACTGGTTTCGCAGAATATGCTTTGCACCAAATGCAAAGTACTAGAGCAGGAGTTTAATCATGGCTATCACATCTTCAAGGACTCAGCTCACAGGGACTATGTTCCTTTTTACTTGGAGGCAAAATCTTCTGATCCGTGCAGTTCACCACAGCCTGGGGAATTCTGTCCGCGCTGTGCTAAGGATAAAAATAAGCAGAGTCCTTACAAAGAAATCCAAGGGCACTTACAGTCATCTACTCAAATGTCCAAAGCATATTATGCTCCTCAAAAAGAGACTTTCAGTGCAGGCCCACCTTATGTGCCGTTTGCGTTTGGAGAAGCAGGCGAGTTCAAGAGCATTCCTCACCATAATGGCTGCCCTTGCGATGGGAATAACGGCTTGTCGGCAAGCTTGGCTCCCAACAAGCCTAAAGGACAAATGCACTCCACTGGTTGCCATACCGAGAGAACACAGGAAATGCCAGAGAATGTATGGGACCCGTATGCTTTTAAACACGGATCACCGGCCGCG CGTTGCATGAAATGTATGGGTCGCAGTATCTACTCGTGTCAAATATGCGATACCTGTCAATATTAG